The following nucleotide sequence is from Methanococcus voltae.
CGGTTAATAAATTACACTCATATCCAAAGCTTTCTACATACCTTTTGTTTGTTCCGTAGCTTGTAATTTCTCCGTTGTGTACTACAGACCAGCCCAATAAATTAAATGGGTGAGCTCCTCCCCACCAACCTTTGGTATTTGTAGGATATCTAGCATGTGATAACCACATGTAGCCTTCATAGGTCTCTAATTTGAAGTATTTCGCTACTTCATCTGGCCAAGCAGCAGCTTTAAATACTCCTAGGTTTTTACCACTAGAAAATATGAAAGCTCCATCAACCTTAGAGTTAACTTCAATTACCATTTCAACAATCTTGTCTTCTTCGATTTCGGCATATTTTTCATCCATTTCATAGAAGAATCTCCAAGATATATGTTCTTTTTTGATAACTGAGTCATCTACAGGTATCTCTTCATCTTTTACAATAATCCCGTATCTTTGTAGTATTTCTTCAACTTTGGACTTTATTTGTGGGAAATCTACAGTATTGTCTATAAATACGTGAATTGCATATTTGTCAGCATATTCTGGGTATATTCCGTATCCTACATAACCAGAACCTTCGCCATTACCTCTATCCCTTAAACTATCCAAAGCTTTGGCAATTTTATCTCCTTTAATTAATCTACCTTTTTTACTCATAAAACCTATAATTCCACACATAAAAATCCTCCTTTTTTGGGTTATAGTAGTATGGATAATCTAATTTATATACATTATCAAATATGGAAATCTATAAATCTATTGATTTATCTGATTTAAACATTTTGAAATGTTAAATTAAAGTTTAAAAAATTTATAAATTTAAAATTTTGTGATTTTTGATATTCGTTATCTATGCTATTGTCATTATTATTAATTATATATGGTATTAAGTATAATGGATATTCAAATATATATAATAAATCCCTATTCTTTTAATGTTTTTGATTTAAGTTTTAAAAAATATATTAATATATTGAAAAAAATTAGTATATGTGATATAATTATAGGTATAAGTATATGTCTTTATAACATATTCAT
It contains:
- a CDS encoding class II glutamine amidotransferase, which produces MCGIIGFMSKKGRLIKGDKIAKALDSLRDRGNGEGSGYVGYGIYPEYADKYAIHVFIDNTVDFPQIKSKVEEILQRYGIIVKDEEIPVDDSVIKKEHISWRFFYEMDEKYAEIEEDKIVEMVIEVNSKVDGAFIFSSGKNLGVFKAAAWPDEVAKYFKLETYEGYMWLSHARYPTNTKGWWGGAHPFNLLGWSVVHNGEITSYGTNKRYVESFGYECNLLTDTEVVAYLFDLLSRKHKLPIEYVIGALAPRFWKDIDNMDDEKRKICEAVRMTYAGAAMNGPFAIVIGTNQGLVFSNGEVDDKNDMLGFTDRIKLRPLVAAEKDDLLFISSEEAAIRLICPELDRVWMPDAGKMTIARFEE